Sequence from the Mastomys coucha isolate ucsf_1 unplaced genomic scaffold, UCSF_Mcou_1 pScaffold13, whole genome shotgun sequence genome:
TTTGGCCAATAGTCTGGGACAAATGTAGAGACTTAAAAGCCCCCATCCTTGTGACCTCTAGTGACTCACCTTGTCACCCGGGACAACCTTGTTGTAGCCTCCGGAAGCACCATTTTAGCAACCGCTCCCTTGGGAGCCTGTGCTTTTCCTGTCTGTCCTCAGCATCTCTTTTGCCAGAACAACAGGCTGCTTTCCCTTTTGATAAATCTGGTCACCCTAAATATGGGGCTTGGAGCAAACAGGAGCACTGGCCCCACGCAGCCCTCCTTTCCAAATGCAGATTCGAATTGCGCTGCTATTTTGGAGGTCTGGTTTCCTTCCACACACAGTGGTTTTTCAGTAGGAGAGGAGGGATCTTGGCAGGGGAAAGGTGTTAGGAGGGAAGAAGTACCTGGGAAGTCTTTGTTTCTAAGACACTGGCCTTTAAGGAGGTCACATGGTGGTCACATTAACAAAGGGAAGTTTGGCATTGCTAATCCCCCTTTGTTGGCTAGCAGTGTCCGTGCTAAACAGTCAAGTCCTGggagcaagatggctcagcaggtaaagtcatAAGCTAAATGACCTGGGACTGACTCcctcagagttgtcctctgacctccacgcacAGGTCCCGGCAGTCTCAGAAcccactcatatacacacatagagaactaactaaaaaaaaagcaaataaatacagcTTAATAAAAACTTGGAACTTATGCAGAGCCACATCAgttcccacccctccaccccccacctgcACAAAGCTCAGTACCACCGCTTATGTCCAAAATGACCGTCTGTGGTCACCTCAGGCTGGATGCTGACACGGGGGGAAAAATAGGAAGATGACtgacagagagaaagatctaCCCTCAGCATTCCTCAGAAACCTGTGAAATGGGTATGTCTGCCGGGAGGAGCCACTTTCCTCCTCCTCATGCAGTGGCGAATGGGGTATCTGGTTCTCTACTGGCATATACTAGGTGACATCTCAAAGCCCATGCTAACCTCCAGGTTCCTTTGGTCCCTATTAACATATACCTGTAGTGCCCATCAAGGCCACTGGCTGTTCTGGGCCACAAGCCCCCCTTCCTGGTTTTTCTTGCTACTCTCCCACTCCACCCCTGTCCTAACTCCTGGGCAGCTCCAGTCTACAGGCTTCCCCTCTGACCCAGCAGGTTTCCTTCTGGGTTTCCGGGCTTCTCTATGCCACCCTGACAGCCTCGGTAGTCCTACCGGTAGTCCTACCGTCTACAACTCCAGGTAGCCACAGCAGCTTTGGGCTCCCCCAAATGCCTCTGGCTATTCTTTTTCTACCACCTGTGTGAGAGAGAGCCACTCAGCAGTTTTATGTTTACAGTAAACCCTTCTTTACATCCACGGAGTAGTCCAGTTCAGTGGTTTCACTGGGCCCTCGCACTAGTCAAAATTGCACATGGGCACTTGGTGGCCGGATCTCTTCCTCGGCTCTGTTTGCTGTGGCCCACACAGTGCTTACATTAGTTAGAAACGCTTAATGATTGGAGCAGCTGCCCTTGTCTCACCATAACGCTTGACTTGAATGTCCTAGCTTACCTTCTCAGAGGGGAGCTGGCCCAGTTGATTGCTGGAGCCCATTAACTCATTCATCCATTGCATTCGTTCAAGCAACAGGGTTGAGAACAGTGTTCAGCTCTTCTTCCTGTGCATGGAGGGAACCCGTGGATATAAGATATATACAACACTTTTGCCATCTAGACCAGGGCATGCACCCTAAGCACCTTATAACCAGCTCAGAAGTGCTAAGAGGAAGataaagagatggagggaagggaagctagCAGAGCCAGAAGGAGGCTGCCACTTCTGCACGCAGTCCATTGCTTTGTGATTTAGCAGAGTGAGTTCTATGTCATCTCAGGACCTTGGTCTCTCCATCTCTAGAAATGACCTAGTTGGCTCGGAAAATGAACTGGACTTTTCTAGGGCTGGCATTCATATGCTGAGACTCCATGATCAAGGAATGTCTGGCCGGACTATTCCGGAATTGTTCCACTGAATTCCAAGCaatccccctcccttctctggagGCCCGGCCAGGAGCAGGCCTTAGAACTAGCGGCCACAGCGGGTCTGGGCTGCCTGCCCGAGGGCGGGGCCTTTTTCGGCGTCCCACCCCTCCACCTGGGGCTCAGCCCGGCAGATGTTACAACTTTTTCGCCGGCTCTTGGGCTGTGTCCCTTCCCAGACCCGCCCAGCCCgtgtctccctccccttccccctgtggGGTCCTGCCCACCTCCCAGCCTAGAACACTGCTTTGCGGGGACACCGGGCGGGGTCAGAAGCTCAGCTAGGGGAattgggggtcgggggagggaggagaaatggaaagCAGAAGCGAGAGAAATTAAGAGGCGGGAGGGACCGGGGTAAAAGGGAAGCGGAGAGTCCCGGGATGGTGGAGAGCACTTTTGGGAAGCTTCCACTCTACGACTCGGGCTGGCCCGTCAGAGCTGGGAGAGAGGGAGCGGGGGCTGCGGGAGGAGGCTCCGCTCGAGCCTGACCTTCCCGGAGCGCCCTGCTGCCCGGCTGCGAGTCCTGGACGAGACCCCCGAGGGCTCTCACTGCATCCAGGCGGGCGGGAGGGCAAGCGTTGAGCCCCTAGCACAGCAGGATCTCAGGTCCTGGGAACCCCGCTCGCCCAGCCCGGCGTCGCGATGCATGCCCTCTCTGGATTCTCCCTGGTCAGCTTGCTCAGCTTGGGCTACCTGTCCTGGGATTGGGCCAAGCCCGGCCTTGTGGCTGATGGGCCTGCGGAAGCTGGCGATCAGCCTCCGGCGGCTCCACCGCAGCCTCCACACATTATCTTCATCCTCACCGATGACCAGGGGTACCACGACGTGGGATACCATGGCTCAGATATCGAGACCCCAACGCTGGACCGGCTGGCAGCTGAGGGCGTCAAACTGGAGAATTATTACATCCAACCCATATGTACACCTTCGAGGAGCCAACTCCTCACCGGCAGGTAGGCATGGCCCAGAGCCGCGGGACTGGGTGTCTAAATCCCCAGCGCACCCAGTTGGTAGGTTGCAAACCCTGCAGAATAGATAGCTCTGTGCGTGGACCTGAGAAACACGTGTTAAGGGGCCAGCTTTGCCTTCCAGCATCTGTTAGGTCATCCATAactctcttgccttctttggGCCTCTGTTTCCCCAACTCTCACAGTTCAAGGCTTCTGATCATCTTCGAGACTTTCTCTGCTGGTCCACAGTTTCTTCCTTTGCTTAATCAGAGGAATCTTTTGACTCCCATTTTGAATTCTAGTTGAATTCGTATTGACAGACACAGGGTTGTCGCTTAACTCTCAGTTTCCTGGTCCATAAAAATAGACCGAAGGACAGTCTCTATCctgagaaggaataaagaaaggtgAATGGATTGGGTGTAACTTGCCAGGCATTCAATAAATGACAACCTCTGTCTGTATTACTGGAAAGATTTGAGTCCTATGCCGTTGTTGCTGGCTCCGTGCTGTTCCTAGTTCCAAGACTGAGGAACTGGTAAGATGCATGTAATCTGAGGCTGATTGTGTCCCTTCTCCAAGGTCACCAGGTTTTTTTCATCTGAAGAATCCTCCCAAATTGTCTGAGGAGACCCCAGGAGTGCTGTGTCCTCTGTAAGGGGCAGCTCCCCCATGGGGCTGGGGATTACCAAAGCAAAAGAGCGGGAAACAGAAGGGGGCGGTGGAAGGCAAACTCCCCTCTCTAAGTAGAAAATCCCTGGGTTGGGCTGAAGCTAATCCTCTTTGGAAGGAGGCCATCAAATGCTTTTGGATCACTACTGAGATCTCAGGACCATGGCccacctctctctgtttcctgggtgGGACAATGGGGCTTGGAGTCAGGGAGAGGCCAGCTTGATGCTTCTGCCCAACTTCAGAGTCTTGTGAAAGAGAGGGTTGTGAAGTCAGACACTGGGCTGGAAGTCAAACGGCGGtgccttttctctttccacctgtATCCTGTCCACCTTTAGATCCAGGGACTGTGAagaagggcagggagaggaagacaggTGGGTCACGATGGTGGACCCTGGCATGGGAGGGTGAAGAGGCAGGACAATCTGCATTTTGAGTTTTCCCCGTTGATATTTCTCTCCCCAGATCGACGTGACATTGGGAAGCTGCTGAGTGGACAGTTAGCGCAGCGCTCCAGGCTCTCCCTGGTGAAGTTAGCAAAGCATTCCAGGGCCAGCCAGTGTCTGCCCTCCACCCTCTGCAGCTACCTCTGTCTCACAGATGCTTACTCCAATGGCTTGGCGCTTGCTTATACAACCAGTCCTGTTTGGTGTAGCTGGAGAAGCCAAAGTTTCTTATGTTACTCACTGACAAATGGACTTTGGCAAGGCTTAGCGGGCCCACCCACATTACAAATCAATGCTTCAGGCACCCCACCCTTATGTGGAGACACTCAGCTGGGATTCTGGGCCCTAGGATGCTTCTCCTGTCAGTTCCAATCACCTCTCAGCTTGCCAGAGGCCCCTGGAAGCTGTATCATGCAAAGATTTTGAGCATGAATTGGACAGACCTGGGTCTAAAACAGTTCTACTGTTTGCCAGCTGTCTGGCCTTCGGTCGCATACTACACTTCAGGAGCTTCAGTTTCATTATTTGTAGAATGAAGATTATGGTAATGTTCCGTGCGTACTCTACAAGAGAGGTTTAGGTTGGTGAAATGTCTTAGCAGGTACAAGTGTGCTTCCTGTGTGAGCCTGGtaacctgagctcaattcctggaacccactatgGAAAGAGAGCTGACTCAGGAAAGTTGCACTTTGATTTGACGTGCATGCCTTGGCATGAGTAGGCCCAAACTCATGcatacatgacacacacacacacacacacacacaaacacacactcactctctctctctgtctctctgtctctctgtctctctctctctctctctctcacacacacacacacacattattaatagtaaataaataaataaatacaattaaaaaacaaaaagaggcctggtagtacaggcctgtaatccctgTAAACTATTTAGGAAACTGATACAGAAAAATTGAAAGTTCAGTGCTGGCATGGGCTAACTTGAGTTACAGAATTCATTCAATATCAGCTTGGTCAACTAAGTGAAGCTCTGCAtcaagataaaaagtaaaaaaggagcTGGGGACATATAACTAAGTGGTAGAGTGTTTTCAGAGCATGTTCAAGGCTAGAAGTTCAATATAaattcatacacactcacacacactcacacactcacacatacacacatacacacactcacacacacatatacacacatacactcacacacactcactcacacacactcacacatactctctcacatacacacacactcacactcttacatgcacactctcacacacatgcacacactcacacacacacactcagacacacgcacactcacacactcacacacatacacacacattcacacacactcacatactcacacacactcacacacactttaaaCACTCTTACACACgcactctcacatacactcacacaactcacacacactcacacacacacactcacacactcacacacacttacacacacactcacatacaatcacacacacacacacacacatacacacactcactcatgggCGCAGAGAGAATTAAATGAGCTAATGCTTTCCCGTGGCACAAAGTCTTAAGAATGACCTTAAGAGAAGGAAGCAGTCTGGTGTCAAATACCAGGCTAACTCAGCTGCCTAGGGGTAAGGACAGGCGTGGGATTCTAACTCCCCTGTGACATTCCAGGTGGCTTTACTTGCAACTCTTAAAGACACCTCAAACAGATCGTGTGGATCAAGCAGATCACAGCAGCAGAAGATGTGGCACAAATGTATAAAGGAAACCCAGGAACTGGCAAGGCATTGACTGCTGCATTGGTCTGGGGGAGGAGGGCTTGAGCTCACAGCAGGTGGAGAGTGGAGAGGGGTCCCTGGTCTCATAACACCTAAGAGCAGGGCAGCTCTCAGGGATTTCACATTCCAGCCAGCTCACTCATACCTGCAAACAACAACTGGTCCCCGCTCTCTCATACCTCCCATCAACTGGGAGGGGGTGGGCAGTCTACTTTTGAAAACAGTTACTCAGATTGGTTTCTTGTTCAAGTCTCAGCGCTGCCCTCAACTGTGAGTGACCTTGAGCATAGCCCCGGTCCTCTGACCTTTGttgatgctttttcttttcttttcttcccattttttttttaagtaaatgaaaatactAAAAGAGGATTTAGTTCACTTCTGGCTTCCAAACCCTCtgaattcattaattcattcatttatccatttgCTCGTTTGTTCGTTCCATTAGTAACTGAAAGAGCTTTAAGGATCACTGAGTTATTAGGAATAAAAAAACCAATCCTATTCTATACCTCTGAACCCAAGTACATAGACAGTTGTAATCCTAGGGCCCAGTAGACCATGAAGGTGAGCGCCAAGTCCCTGCtgcagggaaggaaggggacCCAGAAACAATGTAACTCACTCCTACTGCGGTGGGCTTCCAAGGAGAGGGAGTTTGCCTGGGAGACCTGGACTTGGTGTACCCAGGCTCTGTGCTAAGTTTACAGCTTAGAGCTCGGGGACTCACTCAGGCCTGGGACCTGTGCTGGGATGCAGAGCCGACTCTTCCTACTAGCTAGCCATGTGAGTCATCGAGCTTTAGAGCTTTACGGTTCCTTATTTGGGAGGCAGGAATGATAACATGTACTTCCCAAGTTTGTGGTGAGGATTTGGTGAGCCGATTCAAAAGGAGCATGATGTTGAACACACAGCAAGAGCTTGGTACTAGCTCTTACTGGTGTCGTGCCCAAGCCTGCCTCAACTCTTGATGTACTAGCTTCCTGGCTACCTGGTCCTGGGCAGTGGCTTAACTATTCTGAGTTATCCTATCTCATCCATAAGCTGGCATACACACCTGCTtctctggtgtgatggtttgaggATAAAGCAGTGTAGGTGCTTAGCCCTTTGGCGGTATCTGTTACTTTCATTCCTGTTCTGTCTGGTGGCACTGGACCAGGGTCCATCTCAGAGCAGTGGTCTGTAGCTCACTTTGGTTTCTTTCACTTTCCCCAGATACCAGATCCATACAGGATTGCAGCACTCCATTATCCGCCCACGGCAGCCCAACTGTCTGCCCCTGGACCAGGTGACACTGCCCCAGAAGTTGCAGGAGGCAGGCTACTCCACCCACATGGTGGGCAAGTGGCATCTGGGCTTCTACCGGAAGGAGTGCTTGCCTACCCGCAGGGGCTTCGACACCTTCCTGGGTTCCCTCACAGGCAATGTGGATTACTACACCTATGACAACTGTGATGGCCCGGGGGTTTGTGGTTTCGACCTGCATGAGGGTGAGAGTGTGGCCTGGGGGCTCAGTGGCCAGTATTCCACTATGCTCTATGCTCAGCGTGCAAGCCACATCCTGGCCAGCCACAGTCCCCAGACACCCCTCTTTCTCTATGTGGCCTTCCAGGCAGTACACACCCCCCTACAGTCACCCCGAGAGTACCTATACCGCTACCGCACAATGGGCAACGTAGCTCGGCGCAAGTACGCAGCCATGGTGACCTGCATGGACGAGGCTGTGCGCAACATCACCTGGGCCCTCAAGCGCTATGGTTTCTACAACAACAGTGTCATTATCTTCTCCAGTGACAACGGTGGCCAGACTTTCTCAGGGGGTAGCAACTGGCCCCTTCGAGGACGCAAGGGCACTTACTGGGAAGGTGGGGTGAGGGGCCTGGGTTTTGTCCACAGCCCACTGCTCAAGAAAAAGAGACGGACCAGTCGGGCCCTGGTCCATATCACAGACTGGTACCCTACACTGGTGGGTCTGGCAGGCGGCACGACATCGGCGGCTGATGGGCTGGATGGCTACGACGTGTGGCCGGCCATTAGCGAGGGCCGGGCCTCACCACGCACAGAGATCCTACACAACATCGACCCCCTCTACAACCATGCCCGGCACGGCTCCTTGGAGGGTGGCTTTGGCATCTGGAATACAGCAGTGCAGGCAGCTATCCGAGTGGGGGAGTGGAAGCTGCTCACCGGAGACCCAGGCTACGGTGACTGGATTCCACCTCAGACACTGGCCTCCTTCCCTGGCAGCTGGTGGAACCTGGAGCGGATGGCCAGCATCCGCCAGGCCGTGTGGCTCTTTAACATCAGTGCTGACCCTTATGAGCGAGAGGACCTGGCTGGCCAGCGACCTGATGTAGTCCGCACCCTGCTGGCCCGCCTGGCTGATTATAATCGGACTGCCATCCCCGTGCGTTACCCAGCCGCGAACCCTCGGGCTCATCCTGACTTTAATGGGGGTGCTTGGGGGCCCTGGGCCagtgatgaggaagaagaagaggaagaggaggaggaggaaggcagagctaGGAGTCTCTCCCGGGGTCGCCGCAAGAAGAAATGCAAGATTTGCAAGCTTCGATCTTTCTTCCGTAAACTCAATACCAGGCTGATGTCCCACCGGATCTGACGCCTCGGGGTGGCAGGGAATCTCAGTTCCCCTCAGATAATGTCTCTTTGCTGGTTCTCAGGGAGAAGGCCACGGTCAAGTCTTCATATGCGGGCATGTGGAGGGAGGCTGCAGAAGCCCTCAGCTGAATAGGGTGGGACGTGGAAGAGGGCACCAACCCAGGCTGGGATGCCTGGGTCACAGTCCTGCCTCTCTCCTGATGTGTTTGTTCTTTGCCCTCAGGTTACCTATAGCAGCGTTCTGCCTCAGTCTCACCCCTCAGATGAGCTCTGGTGACTTTAGGACTCCAGTGTACACACCTGTGTCTGGGGCCACGGCGGGGTTTCTTGCTGACCTTGCCACCTTCCCGATGGCATGAGTCTGTGACCTTCCTTCCAGGTCTCTGTGGTGCTCTTGGTTATCAGCTGGAGTATGGCCAGCTGGCTGCTGCTCTGTTGAACATGTCAACGGGAACGGACAGTGTAGGCTCTGAGAATCTTTACATTCCCGGGGCCTCAAGACTTGGGAGCCTCATGAGGTTCTCCTCTTTTGGTCCCCAGCATCCAGGGGAAACTGGCTGGTCCCTGAGCCACTGCATAGTGAAGGTGGGGGAAACAACTGTGAAAGGAGCCTTTGATTCGGCCTTGAACACAGTTCTTCCCCACAGGGCCTTGATTTTCCTACTCTCAAAGGCGTAGGGGAATGTGAGCCCTGGCTCTGCCTACCTCACGGGTGCTGTAGAAAACCGGCCAAGCTGATGGTTGTAGAGGAGCCTGTGAACTTGATTAAAGTGCCATTACCCAGAGGCAAGAGAtgctggtctgtgtgtgtgtgtgtgtgtgtgtgtgtgtgtcctggggaccCATGTGAGCTCGCTGCTAGCAGAGGCGACAGGAGGgatgatgggaaggaaggaaggtcctGCTACAGGTTCACAATGTAGTTGCAGGCAAACAAACCCCTGACCCTCTCTGGGGCCTCAGTGTTTCCCTCCGTACAGTGGGTGATCCAAGAGTCCTTCCTTCTGGTGGTTCGGCCCCCCCTAACCCCCGTGCACCTTTGCATCTGGGGGGACACAAACTCGGTAGTGTTGAGGAGGGGTTGGTGATTGTAAAGCCTGCTAGCTGCAATAGCGCAGCTCCCCTCCGCACACTGCGTTCTGCATATCTCCCTTCAGGTCCCAGTCGGCGCAGTGTGTGTAGGCGAAGGCCCTGCTGTGAATtttgaaaatagttatttttgtCACTGGCAAAGGAGGCCCTGTTAGGACTCGTCAGCTCGTGGATGAGCAGGatgggtggagtggggtgggtgcGGTGCTGTGGGGGTTGCCGCTGCTTGCAGGGCTGCATCCCCCAGGCAGTGACTGAATCCGGCATGAGGGCCTGGCCTGGGCTGTAGGAAGGAGGTGACCAATGCATCCTAGGTCCTTCCTTAGCCCTgcgctttattattatttttttccttaagatttatttttaatggtgtgtgtttgtgtgggggtatgtacatgtgagtaaaGGGCCCAGAGAAGGTactagagctggggttacagagggTGTGCATTGTCCAACATGGGCACTGGAAAATGAACTTAATGTGCTCTTtactaccgagccatctctccagtcccagccctGTTCTTTTGACTTTTCTCACCTCCCCCACCTGTATGTTTTCCCTTCCTTGATAATGTTGATGCCCAGATGGTAGGCACGGCCCAGGCTAGGCAGGAGTCTCTGCGCTCCACTGTCTGTagtggttttgttggtttgtttgttttgcctgctCAGGAGGAAGGCTCTGAAGAAGATGCTGGCTAAGGTGGTGTCTTAGCTTAGTGTACCCCAGAGGGGCTATTCATAGGCTACCCACTGCCCAAGACACTCTAGGCCTGCTGGGGCCTGCTCTAACTCTGCCTGCCAGCTTTGCCACCCTGGCACACAGCTTAGGCTTCCCTGTAGAGCCAGGCTTTAGAGAACTGTGTGAGTACTTCCCCGAGGACCAGGACCGAGGACGGTCGGAGGGCCCCGGCCTGCCAGGGCTTTTCAACTTCCAGCCCCATCATCCACTTCACTTCTAAGGATCCCTTTGGGGCCCCAA
This genomic interval carries:
- the Arsi gene encoding arylsulfatase I yields the protein MHALSGFSLVSLLSLGYLSWDWAKPGLVADGPAEAGDQPPAAPPQPPHIIFILTDDQGYHDVGYHGSDIETPTLDRLAAEGVKLENYYIQPICTPSRSQLLTGRYQIHTGLQHSIIRPRQPNCLPLDQVTLPQKLQEAGYSTHMVGKWHLGFYRKECLPTRRGFDTFLGSLTGNVDYYTYDNCDGPGVCGFDLHEGESVAWGLSGQYSTMLYAQRASHILASHSPQTPLFLYVAFQAVHTPLQSPREYLYRYRTMGNVARRKYAAMVTCMDEAVRNITWALKRYGFYNNSVIIFSSDNGGQTFSGGSNWPLRGRKGTYWEGGVRGLGFVHSPLLKKKRRTSRALVHITDWYPTLVGLAGGTTSAADGLDGYDVWPAISEGRASPRTEILHNIDPLYNHARHGSLEGGFGIWNTAVQAAIRVGEWKLLTGDPGYGDWIPPQTLASFPGSWWNLERMASIRQAVWLFNISADPYEREDLAGQRPDVVRTLLARLADYNRTAIPVRYPAANPRAHPDFNGGAWGPWASDEEEEEEEEEEEGRARSLSRGRRKKKCKICKLRSFFRKLNTRLMSHRI